One Cucurbita pepo subsp. pepo cultivar mu-cu-16 chromosome LG11, ASM280686v2, whole genome shotgun sequence DNA window includes the following coding sequences:
- the LOC111806191 gene encoding autophagy-related protein 18b-like isoform X1 — MANQPSSYPILCASFNQDASLFAIGTRDGFRIFDSNNGRLCYERALGAFNIVEMLFSSNLVAIVGAGEQPSLSPRRLCLFNTMSGNALRELNFLTSILAVRMNRKRLIVLLQDKTYIYDINSLTILDTIDTVPNLKGQVGIYSFLYLLCLA; from the exons ATGGCCAATCAACCATCTTCTTATCCAATTCTCTGCGCCTCCTTCAATCAGGACGCTAG TTTATTTGCAATAGGCACAAGAGATGGTTTCCGAATTTTTGATTCCAATAACGGAAGGCTCTGCTACGAACGAG CTCTTGGTGCATTCAATATTGTTGAGATGCTGTTTAGCTCTAATCTTGTTGCCATTGTTGGAGCTGGTGAACAG CCATCTTTATCCCCACGTCGTCTTTGCTTGTTTAATACAATGAGTGGAAATGCCCTTAGAGAACTGAATTTCTTAACTTCAATACTAGCTGTTCGCATGAATAGGAAAag ACTTATTGTACTACTGCAAGATAAGACATACATATACGACATAAATAGTCTCACAATCTTGGACACGATTGATACGGTACCAAATTTGAAAGGTCAGGTTGGTATATATTCCTTTTTGTACTTGCTATGTCTTGCATAA
- the LOC111806191 gene encoding autophagy-related protein 18b-like isoform X2, with product MESSAFILFAIGTRDGFRIFDSNNGRLCYERALGAFNIVEMLFSSNLVAIVGAGEQPSLSPRRLCLFNTMSGNALRELNFLTSILAVRMNRKRLIVLLQDKTYIYDINSLTILDTIDTVPNLKGQVGIYSFLYLLCLA from the exons ATGGAGAGTAGTGCTTTTAT TTTATTTGCAATAGGCACAAGAGATGGTTTCCGAATTTTTGATTCCAATAACGGAAGGCTCTGCTACGAACGAG CTCTTGGTGCATTCAATATTGTTGAGATGCTGTTTAGCTCTAATCTTGTTGCCATTGTTGGAGCTGGTGAACAG CCATCTTTATCCCCACGTCGTCTTTGCTTGTTTAATACAATGAGTGGAAATGCCCTTAGAGAACTGAATTTCTTAACTTCAATACTAGCTGTTCGCATGAATAGGAAAag ACTTATTGTACTACTGCAAGATAAGACATACATATACGACATAAATAGTCTCACAATCTTGGACACGATTGATACGGTACCAAATTTGAAAGGTCAGGTTGGTATATATTCCTTTTTGTACTTGCTATGTCTTGCATAA
- the LOC111806191 gene encoding autophagy-related protein 18b-like isoform X3, with translation MANQPSSYPILCASFNQDASLFAIGTRDGFRIFDSNNGRLCYERALGAFNIVEMLFSSNLVAIVGAGEQTYCTTAR, from the exons ATGGCCAATCAACCATCTTCTTATCCAATTCTCTGCGCCTCCTTCAATCAGGACGCTAG TTTATTTGCAATAGGCACAAGAGATGGTTTCCGAATTTTTGATTCCAATAACGGAAGGCTCTGCTACGAACGAG CTCTTGGTGCATTCAATATTGTTGAGATGCTGTTTAGCTCTAATCTTGTTGCCATTGTTGGAGCTGGTGAACAG ACTTATTGTACTACTGCAAGATAA
- the LOC111805546 gene encoding S-adenosylmethionine decarboxylase proenzyme-like yields MTVCTKLTDASVHPAPEQPPSPIGFEGFEKRLEITFSEPPIFQDPEGLGLRALTRTQLDLILEPACCTIVYRLSNSEFDSYVLSESSLFVYPRTIILKTCGTTKLLLSIPMILQLADSLSLAAVAVKYSRGTFIFPDYQPAPHRSFSEEVTALNVYFGHFHSEAYVIGDPAVPNRNWHIYSAVKSHSYMNRTRTDMVTLEICMTGLNKEKAAVFCKKSGGDSSADKMTKMSGI; encoded by the coding sequence ATGACTGTGTGCACCAAACTGACAGACGCATCGGTGCATCCGGCACCGGAACAACCTCCATCTCCAATCGGTTTCGAAGGCTTCGAAAAACGTCTAGAAATTACATTCTCCGAGCCGCCTATCTTCCAGGATCCTGAAGGACTCGGTCTCCGAGCCTTGACTCGAACTCAACTCGATTTAATCCTCGAACCTGCTTGCTGTACTATCGTATATCGTCTCTCCAACTCCGAATTTGATTCTTACGTCCTCTCCGAATCGAGCCTCTTCGTTTATCCACGAACAATCATTCTCAAAACTTGCGGCACCACCAAGCTTCTCCTCTCCATTCCGATGATTCTCCAACTCGCTGATTCGCTCTCACTCGCCGCCGTCGCCGTGAAATACTCCCGTGGAACCTTCATCTTCCCCGACTATCAACCTGCTCCTCACCGGAGCTTCTCCGAGGAAGTTACCGCACTGAATGTCTACTTTGGTCATTTCCACTCAGAGGCTTACGTGATCGGCGATCCGGCCGTTCCAAATCGCAACTGGCATATCTACTCGGCCGTGAAATCGCATTCGTATATGAACCGTACTCGTACGGATATGGTTACTCTGGAGATTTGTATGACGGGCTTGAACAAAGAGAAGGCCGCGGTGTTTTGTAAAAAATCTGGAGGCGACTCATCGGCGGATAAAATGACGAAAATGTCCGGAATC